The genomic DNA GGGTTTCAGAGACCACAAGGAAATCCCCATCTATGACCAGTTCACCTGCCATCTCCACGATTTTCCATAAACCCTCACCAGGCTTTATGTAGTCTGTCCTCACAGGCACCGTGCTGTATCCATCTCTGGGCATGTTCTGTCCTCAAAGGCATGCTCCTGTCAATTAACCATTCAGAAATTGATGCAGGTTCATCTGACCCTCACAGGAGGGGCCCAGACCTTGAGGTCTATGCCCTCTATGATGGCCCTCCTGCCTTCAAGCTGCACCACGACCCCTGAGTGGACCTTCTGCATCATGCAGTGGGCCGGGAGGAATCTCACGGTGTCACCGATGTTGGGGAGTTCCCCATCGATCATACCCTCGAAGCCCCCCACCAGGCAGACCCCGACGTCCCTGAACTCAAAGTCCTCGCTGCCAAGGCGGTGACATGGCCCAACGATGTGGACAGTTATGAGTCCGTTGTTCTCATCCAGTATCTCTGCAAAGTGGGTTATGGGGCACCCCAGGGGTCTGTAACGGATTATATCCCCCTTTTTAAGCTCAGCCCTTGAAAATGGAAAGAGCACCTCCCTGCATGAACCCTCATCAGGGAGGGGCTTCAGTATGAAATCTGCCTCGTAACCGTCAAGGACACCCACAACCTTCTTCTCCTCTGGTAGAAGGTTCTCCTCCTTGAGGATCTCCTGGAGCTTCTTAAGGTTGTCTGTAAAAAGCTCCTGGTACATGAAGTGGCATCTGTCGATCTCTGTCCGCCCCTTGAGGAGTGCGGAGGCATATTCATCGCACCTTGCATAGCCGCAGATACCGCAGTTGTATCCGGGAAGAAGTTCTGTAACCCTTTCTCTGAGTGATCTGTCTCTTGGCATCTGAAAGACCCTCTTTTCATTCTCCCTCATAGGTCTGGAAGCCGTCTATCCTTCTTAGTATTCCCCTGTGGTGCTTCTTATTGACCCTTGTCTCACCCACACAGAGGGTGCAGACTGCAAGGGGTGCTGAGTGACGGAGCTCCTCATTTTCAAGGGATACCTCTCTGCTCTCTATCATTTCCTCTGCAAGTTCCATGCAGCCCTGTCCGCTGAGGCCATTAGCCTCTATTATCTTTGCCGATGGGTTAACCTCAAGTATACGCTCCCTGAATATTTCCCTCTCTGCCTGGGATATCATATCCCCCTTGGTCACCACAGCAATGTCTGCGGTTGAAAGGAAGGGCCCGACCTTTAGGGGGGTGTTGGGACCGCTTGTAGCGTCTATAACGCAGACACCCAGGCAGTTCTTTGTGTAGGGCGCGCACCTGTGACATAACCCTGCTGTTTCAATGATGAGGAAGTCTGATTCATTCTTATCGGCCCATTTTATCATGTCATCTATGTTGTAGATGGCGTAGTGGTCCGGGCACATATCCATTGAGAGACCCACAAGGGTGGGCACACCTATCTTCTCAAATTTTTTATCATCATCGGTGTATAGGCAGTCTATTTTAACCACCGATGAATTGAATCCCCTCGCCTTGAGGCTCTTCAGTGTGTGCATGAGGACTGCTGTTTTTCCGGATCCTGGTGTTCCAGCAACTATTACCATTCTCATATCTTTCCCTTCTGTAACTGGTGCAGCTTTCAGCTTAACCATTTATTATCTCTGTGAGGTCTATGCTCTCAACCAGCTCTCCCCTCCTTACCTTCTCACGGAGGCTGAGCATGAGTTCATCTATCTTGTTGAGTTCGCGGGATATCTTCTTCTCCTGGGCTGTTGTTGTAACTATCTTCTGCATACCACCATGCTTCATAACTATCCTCTTGTCGGTCATGAGTGCAAGCACAGGGTCGTGGGTTACAACCAGAACTATTTTACCATGTCCCGCCAGCACCTTGAGTGCATCATGTTTCCTTATACCGGCGTTTTCAATTTCATCTATGAGCACTATGGGAGAGTCACTTATTATGGCCACATCTGCAACCATGAGGGCCCTTGACTGCCCCCCGCTCAGTATTGTGAGGTCGTGCTCCTTTTTGATGGGTTCACCGGTGAGGGTGTTTGCAAGTTCTATCACGCGATCCACACACTTTTCACTGGCACCCCTGCACTTTGCGTGAAGGCTGAGAAACTCTCCCACAGTCATGTCCGCCAGAAAGTTCATGTTCTGGGAGAGCTGGGCCACCATCTTCTTTCGGGGGTTTGTACGGTCCTCGTAACTTGGCTCTTCGTCGTTCACAAGGATTTTTCTCTTGGAGAATGTGTCCTTCTGGGCCAGCTGTTCAATGTCACCTATAAGTGAACTTTTACCGCTTCCTGTTGGGCCAACCACACCAAAAATTTCACCTTTTCTTATTTCAACCTTCTCAACCGGTTCCTTCTCTCCGTATTTGTCATAACCGCCGATTACTGTGATTTTCTCTATCATTAAAGATTCACCTTTCCGAGAGTATCTCCCCTCAAGCCTCTTCTTATGGTTTCAAGGGCTGTTATCTCTTCGGGGGGTATGTTTCCAAGGTTAACGTCTGGTCCTATTTTCAGTATGAAGTACACCTGCTGGTTTTTCTGTGGGGCCTCCCATATTATCCTATCCTGTGGGAGTTCATTGAGGAGGTGGTTGAATTCTTCCTCCTTTACGTTTCCATTCTCATCGTATATACCTATATTATGGCCGCTCTCCCGGGCCTCCATGAGCACCATGCAGGCTCCAGCTTTGAGGTCGGCCCTGACAAGTTCAACCCGATCCTCCGGGCTGAGGAGCCTGTCCCTTACAGGGTCCTTTTTACCAACCTCTGATATGATCTGGAACCCCTCGTTGACCGCTTTCTCTATAAGTTCACATTTTTCATCGGTTTCAATCTCAACGGTTCCATTTGATATTTCCAGTGTTTCAAAACCGAGGCTTCTTGCCTCCTCAAAGTATTCCTGAATTTTATCGTTGAGGTAGGCGATCTCAAATAGGGTGCCCCCGGGATAGGCCTCCACATCGAACGAACGGTACATCTCTATTTTTTCCATGACAGCGTCACGTCTGTGGAGGGGGAGGGTTCCCCATCCAAACTTTATGAAATCAACGTAATCTGATGAAATCTCCATGAGGTCACGGGCTGTTTTAATGCCCATTCCCTTATCGAGAACCATGGTTATTCCATTTTTTCTGGGTTTCCCACGCCTTGGAGGTGTGAGAAAGTCAAAGGCGTTCATTTTATCACCTTCTGGATTGAGTCAGAATAAACACCAACGGCATATTAATTTAAATTCATATGTTTACTACCTTTATAAATAATTTTTCTCATATAGGTTCATGGGATAGATAACATGAGATCATAAGTTGCGTCCCATCACTATTTTGGGATCTTATTATATATTAATAGGTGGTGGTACATGTGATGGAGAGTATATGCTACTTTGAAAGACCGGGTAAGGAGAACACTGAAAGGGTCCTTGAACTTGTTAAGGAAAGGGCAGATAAACTGGGGATCAGGGACTTTGTGGTGGCCTCGGTATCCGGTGAAACAGCACTCAGGTTATCTGAGATGGTTGAGGGAAACATTGTTTCTGTAACACACCACGCCGGTTTCAGGGAAAAGGGCAAACTTGAACTTGAACCCGAGATGAGGGAGAAACTGATTGAAAGGGGCGTCAGTGTATATGCAGGTTCACATGCACTCAGCGGTGTTGGAAGGGGGATATCAAATAAGTTCGGTGGAGTCACACCTGTTGAGGTAATGGCTGAAACCCTCAGGATGGTTTCACAGGGCTTCAAGGTGTGTGTTGAGATATCGATAATGGCAGCCGACGCCGGCCTCATCCCTGTTGACAGGGAGGTCATAGCCATAGGCGGAACGGCATGGGGCGCTGACACGGCCATGGTACTCACACCGGCACATATGAACAGCGTATTTGACCTGAGAATCCATGAGATCATTGCAGTGCCAAGGCCATAACCCGGTACCTTCAAGGTATGGGTGGGTTGCCGGAATTCATGATTTTCATGGTCCGGTGACCATACCATAATTCCATTTTGCCCCAACATTGTACCGGTATTTTCAGAGGTCACAGAAACTGATTTTTAATTTTGATCGGGACCCATGGGGTCATTGGTGCCGCTTTAACCGTTGCTTTTAAATATGTCTTATCACAATAACATATTTCATAGATAAATGTGGGGGTAGTAATTGAAATTCATTAACGATGCCATAAAGGAATCTGAGAAAAGGGAAAAGCCATCTTCCATCTCAATGAACTCAGAAATCGACCAGGAACTTCGGGAAATAATCGAAAATAGCAGGGCAAAGATATACGTTGTTGGGACCGGCGGGGCGGGTAACAACACCGTAACAAGGCTCAGTGAAATAGGAGTTGAGGGTGCTGAGACAATAGCCATTAACACAGATGCCCAGGACCTCTTCTACACGGTTGCTAACCGGAAACTTCTCATAGGAAGGAATGTATGCGGGGGTCTTGGTGCAGGTGGTGTCCCTGAAGTTGGAGAGGAATGTGCCGAGGAAAGTGAGGATGATATCCGCAGGGAGCTTGAAGGGGCTGACATGGTCTTTGTGACCTGCGGTCTTGGGGGAGGCACAGGAACCGGATCGGCACCTGTGATATCCAAGCTGGCCAAAAAGGCCGGTGCACTCACAATAGCAGTTGCAACCATGCCCTTCAGTGCAGAGGGCCTTAAAAGAAGGGAGAATGCTGAGAAGGGTCTAGAGAAACTTCAGAGTGCTGCTGATACCGTGATAGTGATCCCCAATGACAAGCTTCTCGAGGTTGCACCCAACCTTCCCCTCAACAAGGCATTCATGGTTGCAGATGAAATCCTTGGAAGGGCTGTCAAGGGTATAACGGAACTCATAACCAGGCCAGGTCTTGTGAGCCTTGACTTTGCTGATGTGAGGAGCATAATGAAGGGCTCAGGAATGGCAATGATTGGAATGGGTGAAGCCGAAGCAGGTGACAGGGCCCTTGAATCAGTTTACGAGGCTCTTAACAGCCCGCTGCTTGATCTGGACATATCCAATGCAAAGGGTGCACTTATAAATATCTCTGGAAGCTCCGACCTGACACTTCAGGAGGCCGAAAGGATAGTTGAGGTTGTTGCCGAGGAACTGGATCCCGATGCAAACATAATATGGGGTGCGCAGATTCAGGATGAACTGCAGAACGTTATAAGAACAACGATTGTTGTTGCTGGTGTGAGGTCACCGTACATATACGGCTCACATGGTTCTGCAGAAAAGGAGTTCTTCGAGGAAAAACAGCGGGAGAAGGACTCTGTGGATGAGTCTGTCCTGGAAGAATTTATAGATGGAGTATTCTGATATTCTTCCATACACCCCCACATCAATGAAAACATTTATAAATCTTGAAGGATAGATTACTCCATCACTCATCCCGATCATCATCCTTGTTTTTAATCATTATAAATTAGCGGGGATAAATCATGAAATACAGGGATTCTGTTCTCAATTTTATCAAGCAGTCAAAGAGGGTATTGAAGGTATCAAAGAAACCCACAAGGGAAGAATACCTCAACGTATCAAAGGTGACAGGCATCGGTATAATATTGATAGGTGTAATAGGGTTCATAATAAGTATAATTGCCCAGTTACTGGGCGGCTGATTAACTCTTACTGAAAAGTCACAGTGAATTATATATATGAGGTTGTGTTCTTAATGGAAGATAGTAAAAATTCCATCTATGCCCTCAAGACCTCTGTGGGTCAGGAGAAGAATGTGGCAAGGATGCTGGCCAGGAAGGTAAGGGATAGTGGTATTGAGATAAACGCGATTCTTGTTCCAGAGTCCCTCAGGGGCTACATCCTTGTTGAGTCCTCGTCAAAAATCGACATGAGAAACCCTGCCATAAGGGTTCCCCACCTCAGGGGTGTTGTTGAGGGAAAAACCGAGGGCGAAGCAAAGATAGAGTTCGAGGAGGTTAAGAGGTTCCTCAAACCTGAGCCCATAATATCATCCATTAAGAAGGGCAGCATCGTTGAGCTGATCTCAGGGCCATTCAAGGGTGAAAGGGCAAAGGTTATCCGTATAGACGAATCCAGAGAGGAAGTTGTACTTGAACTCATAGAGGCTGCAGTGCCAATTCCTGTAACAGTTAAAGGTGATCAGATTAGAATAATACAAAAGGAGGCTGATTAATGGCTAAAGAAACCGTTGAAATTCTTATTGATGGTGGAAAAGCCACTCCAGGACCGCCACTGGGTCCTGCGATTGGTCCGCTTGGAATTAACATGATGCAGGTTGTTGAGGAGATAAACCGCAAGACCGCGGATTTCGAGGGAATGAAGGTCCCGGTTAAGATCATAGTTGATACCGACACAAGGGACTTTGAGGTTGAGGTTGGTACGCCACCAACAACCGCCCTGATCATGGATGAACTCAAGATCGAGAAGGGTTCACAGGACCCTGGTATGGACAAGATAGCAGACATATCCATGGAGCAGGTGCTGAAGATAGCAAGGATGAAGTTCGACGCCCTCCTCTCAAACGACTACAAACAGGCAGTCAAGGAGATCATGGGTACTTGCGTGAGCATGGGTGTAACAGTGAACGGCAAGGACCCCCGGGAGGTTCAGAGGGAAGTTGATCAGGGAGTCTATGACGACCTCCTCACATCATAAAAATTTATAAATCTTGAAAATCACATAACTAACCCCATCATATGAACTTATTTTTCGAAGTTCATGGAGGATTCAGAAATGCAACAGGAGATTATGGAAGCGGTGAAGAAGGCCAAGGAACTTTCAAGGCCGAGAAACTTCACACAGTCCATGGATGTTATTCTTAACATCAAGGACCTTGACGTCAACAAACCAGAGAACAGGTTTGACGAGGAAGTTTCTCTACCCAACGGTCGCGGTAAGGATGTTAAAATCGCCGTGATAGCCGATGGGGAACTGGCTCTCCAGGCTAAGAACGCTGGAGCCGACCTTGTGATAACCAAGGATGAACTTGAAGAACTTGGCAAAAACCGAAAGGAAGCAAAGAAACTTGCCAACAGCTATGAATTCTTCGTGGCCCAGGCAGATATGATGCCCCTGGTGGGGCGGTTCCTTGGACCGGTTCTTGGACCCAGAAAGAAGATGCCAAAACCGGTGCCAGCAACAGTAAACCCGGAGCCCATACTCAAGAGACTCAGGGACACTGTCAAGGTGAGAATCAAGGACCAGCCTGTGGTTCACACCGTGGTTGGCACAGAGGATATGGATGATGAGAAACTTGCCGAGAACATAGAGGCGGTTCTGCAGACAATTGACCGCAAACTTGAGAAGGGCAGAAACCAGCTTAAGTCCATGTATGTTAAAACAACCATGGGCCCGGTAGTGAGGGTGATTTAAATGGCTCACGTGGCTGAATGGAAGAAGAAGGAGGTT from Methanothermobacter sp. includes the following:
- a CDS encoding protein translocase SEC61 complex subunit gamma — its product is MKYRDSVLNFIKQSKRVLKVSKKPTREEYLNVSKVTGIGIILIGVIGFIISIIAQLLGG
- a CDS encoding 50S ribosomal protein L1, coding for MQQEIMEAVKKAKELSRPRNFTQSMDVILNIKDLDVNKPENRFDEEVSLPNGRGKDVKIAVIADGELALQAKNAGADLVITKDELEELGKNRKEAKKLANSYEFFVAQADMMPLVGRFLGPVLGPRKKMPKPVPATVNPEPILKRLRDTVKVRIKDQPVVHTVVGTEDMDDEKLAENIEAVLQTIDRKLEKGRNQLKSMYVKTTMGPVVRVI
- the comA gene encoding phosphosulfolactate synthase, with translation MNAFDFLTPPRRGKPRKNGITMVLDKGMGIKTARDLMEISSDYVDFIKFGWGTLPLHRRDAVMEKIEMYRSFDVEAYPGGTLFEIAYLNDKIQEYFEEARSLGFETLEISNGTVEIETDEKCELIEKAVNEGFQIISEVGKKDPVRDRLLSPEDRVELVRADLKAGACMVLMEARESGHNIGIYDENGNVKEEEFNHLLNELPQDRIIWEAPQKNQQVYFILKIGPDVNLGNIPPEEITALETIRRGLRGDTLGKVNL
- a CDS encoding (Fe-S)-binding protein produces the protein MPRDRSLRERVTELLPGYNCGICGYARCDEYASALLKGRTEIDRCHFMYQELFTDNLKKLQEILKEENLLPEEKKVVGVLDGYEADFILKPLPDEGSCREVLFPFSRAELKKGDIIRYRPLGCPITHFAEILDENNGLITVHIVGPCHRLGSEDFEFRDVGVCLVGGFEGMIDGELPNIGDTVRFLPAHCMMQKVHSGVVVQLEGRRAIIEGIDLKVWAPPVRVR
- a CDS encoding ABC transporter ATP-binding protein, which produces MIEKITVIGGYDKYGEKEPVEKVEIRKGEIFGVVGPTGSGKSSLIGDIEQLAQKDTFSKRKILVNDEEPSYEDRTNPRKKMVAQLSQNMNFLADMTVGEFLSLHAKCRGASEKCVDRVIELANTLTGEPIKKEHDLTILSGGQSRALMVADVAIISDSPIVLIDEIENAGIRKHDALKVLAGHGKIVLVVTHDPVLALMTDKRIVMKHGGMQKIVTTTAQEKKISRELNKIDELMLSLREKVRRGELVESIDLTEIING
- a CDS encoding pyruvate kinase alpha/beta domain-containing protein, whose translation is MMESICYFERPGKENTERVLELVKERADKLGIRDFVVASVSGETALRLSEMVEGNIVSVTHHAGFREKGKLELEPEMREKLIERGVSVYAGSHALSGVGRGISNKFGGVTPVEVMAETLRMVSQGFKVCVEISIMAADAGLIPVDREVIAIGGTAWGADTAMVLTPAHMNSVFDLRIHEIIAVPRP
- a CDS encoding transcription elongation factor Spt5 → MEDSKNSIYALKTSVGQEKNVARMLARKVRDSGIEINAILVPESLRGYILVESSSKIDMRNPAIRVPHLRGVVEGKTEGEAKIEFEEVKRFLKPEPIISSIKKGSIVELISGPFKGERAKVIRIDESREEVVLELIEAAVPIPVTVKGDQIRIIQKEAD
- a CDS encoding GTP-binding protein produces the protein MRMVIVAGTPGSGKTAVLMHTLKSLKARGFNSSVVKIDCLYTDDDKKFEKIGVPTLVGLSMDMCPDHYAIYNIDDMIKWADKNESDFLIIETAGLCHRCAPYTKNCLGVCVIDATSGPNTPLKVGPFLSTADIAVVTKGDMISQAEREIFRERILEVNPSAKIIEANGLSGQGCMELAEEMIESREVSLENEELRHSAPLAVCTLCVGETRVNKKHHRGILRRIDGFQTYEGE
- the ftsZ gene encoding cell division protein FtsZ, whose protein sequence is MKFINDAIKESEKREKPSSISMNSEIDQELREIIENSRAKIYVVGTGGAGNNTVTRLSEIGVEGAETIAINTDAQDLFYTVANRKLLIGRNVCGGLGAGGVPEVGEECAEESEDDIRRELEGADMVFVTCGLGGGTGTGSAPVISKLAKKAGALTIAVATMPFSAEGLKRRENAEKGLEKLQSAADTVIVIPNDKLLEVAPNLPLNKAFMVADEILGRAVKGITELITRPGLVSLDFADVRSIMKGSGMAMIGMGEAEAGDRALESVYEALNSPLLDLDISNAKGALINISGSSDLTLQEAERIVEVVAEELDPDANIIWGAQIQDELQNVIRTTIVVAGVRSPYIYGSHGSAEKEFFEEKQREKDSVDESVLEEFIDGVF
- a CDS encoding 50S ribosomal protein L11; protein product: MAKETVEILIDGGKATPGPPLGPAIGPLGINMMQVVEEINRKTADFEGMKVPVKIIVDTDTRDFEVEVGTPPTTALIMDELKIEKGSQDPGMDKIADISMEQVLKIARMKFDALLSNDYKQAVKEIMGTCVSMGVTVNGKDPREVQREVDQGVYDDLLTS